Proteins encoded in a region of the Raphanus sativus cultivar WK10039 chromosome 8, ASM80110v3, whole genome shotgun sequence genome:
- the LOC108819069 gene encoding secretory carrier-associated membrane protein 4 has translation MNRHHDPNPFDEEEEEIVNPFSKGGGRVPAASRPAGFGQSLDATVDIPLDNMNDSSQKQRKLADWEAELRKKEMDIKRREDAIAKSGVQIDEKNWPPFFPIIHHDIANEIPVHAQKLQYLAFASWLGIVLCLVFNVIATMVCWIKGGGVKIFFLATIYALMGCPLSYVVWYRPLYRAMRTDSALKFGWFFFTYLIHIGFCIVAAIAPPIFFHGKSLTGVLAAIDVISDSVLAGIFYFIGFGLFCLESLLSLWVLQKIYLYFRGNK, from the exons ATGAACCGTCACCACGATCCCAACCCTTTcgatgaggaggaagaagaaatcGTCAATCCCTTCTCT aaaGGCGGTGGACGGGTACCTGCTGCATCTAGGCCAGCTGGATTTGGTCAAAGCCTTGATGCTACTGTTGATATTCCCTTGGATAACATGAAT GACTCTTCACagaaacagagaaagcttgCTGACTGGGAAGCTGAGCTTAGGAAGAAAGAAATG GATATTAAACGGAGAGAGGATGCTATTGCTAAAT CTGGTGTTCAGATAGATGAGAAGAACTGGCCCCCGTTTTTTCCAATCATACACCATGACATTGCTAATGAGATACCAGTTCATGCTCAGAAGCTGCAGTATCTGGCTTTTGCTAGTTGGTTAG GTATCGTTTTGTGTCTGGTATTCAATGTGATTGCAACCATGGTCTGCTGGATTAAAGGCGGAG GTGTAAAGATCTTTTTCCTTGCCACGATATATGCGCTGATGGGATGTCCACTTTCTTATGTTGTATGGTACAGGCCTCTCTACCGAGCCATGAG GACTGACAGCGCTTTGAAGTTTGGTTGGTTTTTCTTCACCTACTTG attcatattggCTTCTGCATCGTTGCTGCCATTGCCCCACCGATCTTTTTCCATGGAAAATCATTAAC GGGTGTGCTTGCAGCAATTGATGTCATCTCAGACAGTGTATTAGCCGGG ATCTTCTACTTTATCGGCTTTGGTCTCTTCTGCTTGGAGTCACTTCTGAGTCTATGGGTTCTTCAG AAAATTTACCTCTACTTTAGGGGAAACAAGtaa
- the LOC108819071 gene encoding phosphoribulokinase, chloroplastic-like codes for MAAVSTIYSTQALNSTHFLTSSPSSSTSKQVFFYRRHQSQTNRRFNTIITCAAQQTVVIGLAADSGCGKSTFMRRLTSVFGGAAEPPKGGNPDSNTLISDMTTVICLDDYHSLDRTGRKEKGVTALDPRANDFDLMYEQVKALKSGIAVEKPIYNHVTGLLDAPELIQPPKILVIEGLHPMFDERVRELLDFSIYLDISNEVKFAWKIQRDMAERGHSLESIKASIEARKPDFDAFIDPQKQYADAVIEVLPTQLIPDDNEGKVLRVRLIMKEGVKYFSPVYLFDEGSTISWIPCGRKLTCSYPGIKFNYEPDTYFDHEVSVLEMDGQFDRLDELIYVESHLSNLSTKFYGEVTQQMLKHADFPGSNNGTGLFQTIVGLKIRDLYEQLIANRATVPAEAAKA; via the exons ATGGCTGCTGTCTCAACAATCTACTCAACACAAGCTCTCAACTCAACTCATTTCCTaacctcttctccttcttcctccaCCTCAAAACAAGTCTTCTTCTACCGTCGCCATCAATCCCAAACCAACCGTAGATTCAACACAATCATCACTTGTGCTGCACAACAAACCGTCGTGATCGGACTCGCAGCCGACTCAGGATGCGGCAAAAGTACCTTCATGCGGAGGCTGACCAGTGTCTTCGGTGGCGCCGCCGAGCCACCGAAAGGAGGGAACCCTGACTCCAACACACTCATCAGTGACATGACCACTGTGATCTGTCTCGATGATTACCATTCCTTAGACAGGACTGGTCGCAAGGAGAAAGGAGTCACTGCTTTGGACCCACGAGCCAATGACTTTGATCTCATGTATGAGCAAGTCAAAGCTCTCAAGAGCGGTATCGCCGTCGAGAAACCTATTTATAATCACGTCACTGGACTTCTTGATGCCCCTGAGCTTATTCAGCCTCCCAAGATTCTCGTCATCGAAGGTCTTCACCCAAT GTTTGATGAGAGAGTAAGAGAATTACTGGACTTCAGTATCTACCTAGACATTAGCAATGAGGTCAAGTTCGCTTGGAAAATCCAGAGGGACATGGCTGAAAGAGGTCACAGTTTAGAGAGCATCAAAGCAAGTATCGAAGCAAGAAAGCCCGACTTCGATGCATTCATTG ACCCACAAAAGCAGTATGCGGATGCGGTGATAGAAGTGCTTCCAACGCAGCTGATTCCAGATGACAATGAAGGCAAAGTGTTGAGAGTGAGATTGATTATGAAGGAAGGTGTTAAATACTTCAGCCCGGTTTACCTTTTCGATGAAGGCTCAACAATCTCGTGGATCCCTTGTGGTCGCAAACTCACCTGCTCGTACCCTGGCATCAAGTTCAACTACGAACCTGATACCTACTTCGACCATGAG GTTTCGGTTTTGGAGATGGATGGGCAATTCGATAGACTAGACGAGCTGATTTACGTGGAGAGTCATTTGAGCAACCTCTCGACCAAATTCTACGGTGAAGTCACTCAACAGATGCTTAAACATGCTGACTTCCCTGGCAGCAACAACGGGACTGGTCTTTTCCAGACCATTGTTGGATTGAAGATCAGAGATCTCTATGAGCAGCTCATTGCTAACAGAGCCACTGTTCCTGCAGAAGCTGCTAAAGCCTAA